The window TTTCATTGTTCATTTCATCTCTCATTAATATGAATGGAAAGGacctagggaaaaaaataaaaggaaggtcaGCTTGTGGTTAATAGTAACTATAAGGTTTTTTAGAACCCACTTTTTATCCCAATTTCCAGAATTCCTAGAAATTGAAATAGAGCTGTAAAATTAGAACATGAAATCCAGTGAACCTAAATTCACCTTCaaaccttttcttaacttttctaGGGAAAATTTCCTTTTAAGTAGGAATGCTTAGGTTCCTCAAAGCAGTCTAATTCCAAATGGTGTTTGTATTCTTAGGGTTTTATGAGTTGAGTGATGGGGCCTCAGGATCACTTTCCAATTCCTCCAATTCTGTCTTCTGTGAGTGTTTATCCAGTTGCCATTCCAGCACCTGCTTTTGCAGCCCTTTGGAAACATCTTTAAATATCTCAGATGGACACCCCAAATCTACAGGTAAGATTCTTAGAAATGTTTGTGCTAGAAGGGACAATTAGAGAAGATAAAGCCTTGGTCTTCAAAGGGTGTATGctgttattgttcaattgtttcagtcatgttggactctatatgaccccatttggatgtttttggggcaaagatacagtaatggtttgccatttctttctccagctcatttgacagatgaggaaactgacgcaaacagggctaagtgacttgccctggatcacacaactaataagtgtctaaagccatatttgaacttgagaagacagtcttcctgactctatgcctggcactctatccactgtgccacctagctaccctcagaGTGTGTATGGCAGCACACCAGTTTATTTCACACTTCATAAAGTATGCCACAAAACTCTTCCTTGCTCTCTGAGACTTCCACATTTCTCAGCCCCTGTCTCCAGTTGCATTTGGCTACTTGTTCCTTCCTGCTTGGTGTTGGAAACCTCTGTCTGGGAATCACAAAGCTGCCTCCTATGGCTTGAGTTTTGGGAAGGTAATAAAAGAACAAGTTGAGGtaatgggggaggaaaaggaggagtagAAGAATCCTAAGGTCTGGGTAATGGTTCTGGGGGTCCCAGTTCCTGGGAATCTTTCTTTGTTAATAACTTACACGTTCAGTGCACCTTCATTATTCATTGATTCCTATATTGAACTGTGAGTCAAAAAAGTTTGAAAGCTAGGATCTAGCGCTAACTTCTTGCTTTATAGACatttgagactcagagaggtgaagtgacttggcctagGTCACATGTGTAAAAAAttgcagagctgggactagaatccagggTCTCTAATTCAGCTACTTTTTAGTTGCATCATGAACTGTAGTATCAAATAGATAACTATAGTATCTATAGTTTGAATTCTCATATATGAAAAGAAAGGCTACTTGGTTCAATACAGTAGAGGGTTAATAATAACCCTCATAGCATGCATTTAGGTCATCTTCTAACTTCAAATGACTCTGGTTTATCACCAGAAATGTTTTGCCAACATTGGAGATCTGGAAACCTGAGGTTCGAATATGAGTTTTGACTATTTCTCCTAATTTGAAAAGATAATAGAAATGACAGATGCAGtcaaatctagagctagaagatttcttgagaggtcatctattcccacccccactttttttgttgttgttttggttttgttgcagggcaatgggggttaagtgacttgcccagggtcacacagctagtgtcaagtgtctgagaccggatttgaactcaggtcctcctgaatccagggccagtgctttatccactgtgccacctagctgcctcctcacccccactttttttacagatgaggaaaccaaggcacagagaggtgccatgacttgcccaaagtcactcaggtTATAGAAACTGGCAGAACCAGGATATGAATCTGCTTATTCACTAACTTAGAAGTGGAGTTATTATTAAGTTAATCTTATTCATCAGGGAAGTGCCaaggggttggtttttttgtttgtttgtttttagcaccCAGGGGATCAGTGGTCCTATTATGTCTCACAGAATCCTTTGGCTGAAAGATTAGTTCctttttataccttacttccCAGAGGAATGAGATATGGTCACCAGTGTGAAAGATGCTATTCTGTCTCTGGAGAAAGAGCACAGTGGAGTGTGGTATAACGAGACTGTGATAACACCTGTGCTATTTTAAGAACCATTTTCATGTGTACCTTTTCCCTCATGGTGCATCCATGGCATTTTCTGCATGCCCCCATGTTCCTTCTTATCACACAGCCTCCAGGCAAGAGAAAAGGCAATGCAGAGACTATAGACCGAGGTATAGGGATGGGAATATGGTGCTATATCCTTTGTCTGACTGCAATTATCTGTTCGAGGTTGAATTCTCCTATGTGAAAGATAGGGCTGCCTGATACAGAGCAGCAGAGGATTGGTAATTgaatgatttctttgtttgagaACAGTGTATTCAATCCCAATAgtttgatataaaaacaaatttgtagTATTGGCTATCTCATGTACCCAAGTTTACAGATTGCTGTATTCAATTCTGTACTGAACTGTTCTCAAAGGAAATTTTTATAAACCTATTAAAGGCAATTTGGTACAAGATTGAATGATTTCCTTGGAAACTGATTAATGGGTCTCCTCCCCTAAATAAATCCCATAGAAAAATCTCGTAGTCATATAATTTAGAAACAATGGGACTCATTCAATTAGGTGAGATTCTAAAACTGACATCTCGTTTGATGTAATTTTTCTTGAAAGTTAATTTTACGCCTTGAAATTTTTTACTCCTCAAAAGGGAGAAGAcagcagttgggggggggggagaagctatttacaaagcattttataatcatatcttaaagtactctataaatagGGTTATTGCCTCTGGAAGACATGCAGGACAAGCATGTAAGATggataacttttcttttttggagtgCCTGAgataaaaggggaaggaaggttaTATTTGGTTATTGTTTTTTGACATATTTCCCTTGAAATGGGCAGTTCTGTTAATACttctaaaagaaggaaaaggcttttgtttttttagagaaggaaaaaacttTAAACCTCTTCCCCATTTAAGAATAATGAGAAGGGGATACACTTTTGATTTTCAGATATTGCTTTTCAGTGAAAAGAACTCCTAACTGGAGGGAGCTTTAATTGAGCAGTGATAATCTCAAAATTTTGTTCTCTTCAGATAACTGAGGggcaattaaaatattatttgatatttaGAATTAACTTTATATTAtagaagaaatattaataatgaatgtATTATTACAGAAAGAAAGCAGATGAAAATGATGAATAAAGTCAGTAATCTTACATTTGAATCATTGGTGGATGTTGGAAATTAAACTTTGATCAAGGTTTTGATTGTTACCTTTTTAAAAACTGCAAACTTATTAAATTTTTGAATAGAAGTGAATTCTAGACTGGAGGTAAAAGATGAGCCCTGGGGAATGTGACTGAGGAAGGGTCTTTTCTTGGAAGAATGTAGAACCCCTTCCTGGTAAAAATACAAACTGTTTGCCTGACAATGGTTTCTAGGTTCATTGGCACCAAGAACTCATAATCAAGAACTCATTAAGTCACTTATTAAGggttttccctcccctccaaaaaaactaCATTTTTTCTTTAGATTAATCAAAGCATGGTACTATTAGTATATAAAAATTTGTGTAGAAAGTGTCTCTAGGGACATGTGCCCTTGGAAAGGAGGTGGGCTAGtgatggagagagaagggataaCAGATGATGGAGAGTCTGTGTGCAGCCCTAGTAGCCATGAAGCTGGAGAGTCTTAGAAAAAGACCTCTAGTGCACTTTGTGGGAGAGCCCCCATTATAGAGGATTCATGGGAAGGCATGGACAGGAATTCACTTAGATGAGAAATCATGAATAAATCAAGGTATCACAAATGAACATCTAAGGAGCTACTGTTATAGTAATGATGAGATTCTGGTAAATGATctacttttcatgattttctttgtgGCAGTTATTCTTGAATATTATAATGCCAATCAAGATAATTTTcttaagaaaatacaaaagaatcTGTATTATTGCAATAAATgacaaaagtaaagaaatagactataagctccctgagggtagaaatagtcttttattttgtatctttgtctctccagtgtatacctagcacagtgccttgcatataaatacttattaaatatttgagcTTAATTGAACTAAAGGGAAAACTACAAataatattaacaacaataataatgaataagaataagaaaatttAGCATTTAAATAGTATGTTAGAGGCAACTAGatatctcagtggatagagtgttggacctggagtcaggaagatctgagttcaaatgtggcctcagatatatactagttgtatgactctgggcaagtcacttaactgtgtttgccttaatccactggaaaaggaaatggcaaactactccgatatttctgccaagaaaattcaatggacagtattggcatgctataatccacagggtcatgaagagtaaggcATAACTGAACAGCAATGACaagatagtgctttaaggttttcaaagtgatttacatatgttatctcatttgatcctcacaaaaatgctatattatcatctctattttatggatgaggaaaatgaggcatggagaggtttagtgtcttgcccagggtcacacagttggtaagtggtctgaggcagaattggaactcagattttcttaacTTTAAGTTCAACACCAGCCACTGTGATACCTAGGTaatataccaccaccaccacccgcAGCATTGCATTGCATATAGCAAAGTTTACATAacctttaaatatatttcttcactTGATCTTCAAATCAGTGCTCTGTAaggggtactattattatccccattttatagtcagGGCAACCGTGACTGGCAGAGGTTAGGCGACTTACTcagtgccacacagctaggaagtgtgtgaggcaagattggaattcaggtcttcctgaccacaagTTAAGCATTTTATCTACTATGTAGCTTAACTACAAAATGATGAAAAGGTAAGATCAAGATAGAGGAAAGATTTGCTCTGAGACCTGTAGGAGATAGATAAGATTATAGATAATGGATTTAAAaatgttagaaatggaaaggacttcATCTTGTTCAactttcacattttatagatgaggaaactgaaggccagagaaatgaagtgatttgccaaaggtcacacagtgagtaattTTACTATCATTCTCAGTTTTTTTCAGATCACTCactacacatttattaagtgcctactatgtgcctggcagtGTGCTAAGAGTTTtgtatacaaaaagagacaagacagtccttgcccccaaggagcttataatttaatggctTAAAAagtcgtctttttttttttaatgtaaaattaaCTTTTCATCTCTACCTCAAAAGCCAAGTAAGGGTGGGGAGATTAGTGGACATTTATTTTCCAGACTCCTTAAAAGGAAAGTTCCAAGTGGGAAATATTTTGATTGATTCATCAGTATGTCCACAACATTGTCCATGAatcatgctttaagatttgtaaaacaaTAATATTCTCCTTACTTCAGAAACATAGTCGAGCTAATGAACACAatactttttgatttttttgtctcctCAGATCTCATAGGATGGTTGGACCACAAAGAAGGGCAGTGTGAAGATGCTTGCCGATCGCTCTCTATGCAACATTCTAATTCTCTCGACGTCATTGCAGATGTGAATCCTAAATATCAGTGTGATTTGGTCtctaaaaatgggaatgatatatACCGCTATCCAAGTCCGCTTCATGCTGTAGCTGTACAGAGTCCAATGTTTCTTCTTTCCATGACCAACAGCTCTGTCAAAGATGAGGGACAACTTGGTAGCAGTGCTAATGATGTTTGCATTGGCTCGGAACTAGATTCTGTCAAAGCAGATAATTCTTCCCTTCCACAAAGCAACTCAATGTCTGTGTCCCATCCTTCATCCAATAAGAAAATAGATGGTTACATCTTGAGCCTAGTGCAGAAAAAAACACATCCTGTTAGGACTAATAAGCTGCGGACAAGCGTGAATGCTGACCCCACAAAGGGCATTCTTAGGCATGGGAGCATGTGTGTTAGAGCAACCGGTGGAGTTACACACAGTAACAGTGTTAACCTTAAGAATTCTAAACAAGCCTGTTTGCATTCTGGTGGAACAACCACTTTGGAGAATGGCACATTCTCCCCACTGAAGCAGTGGTTGAAAGACTCAAAGGGAGAACAGCTGGAAAGCCGGAGGATGCCTGTGTCTGTGGGCTGCCCGCCAAACGCAGCCCCAGATCATCAAAGCAAGCACCTGCCAAAAAATGTCAAGCCAGGCTCCCAGGAGTTTGCATGGTGCCCTGTTTCTGGGGCAGGGGATTCCCCTAAAGAAAATGGTCAGCTCTTTACTGCTTCTCCAAAAGAAAGTCCTGGCCGCGTCCCAGCTCTCCAACAGGAGAACAAAGTTGTCCAGCCACTGAAAAAGATGTCACAGAAAACCAGCTCACAGGCAGCTCTGCCAGCAATTCCTCCTGCTGTGCCACCTCCTCCgcccctgccttcctcccttcctattGAAGAGAGACCTTCTTTAGATTTCAAGAGCGAGGGCTCTTCTTCCCAGAGTTTGGAGGATGGGCTTCTGGTAAATGCTCAGTTTATTCCAGGGCAGCAGCAAAGTAGTAAGTTACATAGAGCCAACAAAAATGTCCGAATCCTCAAGAGCTCAACCCTGAAGCACAGAGCCCATGGACCTAATGCGGTGGAAAGTGGCTTACAGACAGTGAGGGAAAAAAGCAGAGTGGTGAGCAAGAAGTGTCATTTCCCTGATGACttggatacaaataagaaattcAAAAAAGTCTCCTCCAGGGGGAAGAAGGGTGGAAGCTCCCAGGCTGAGGCCGGTCTTTCCAGCAGGCCTACAGGCGGTCTCCATCGGCCTGTGACCAAGTTCCACGGTCATGGGCACGGAAGAGAGGCAGTTGTGGCCAAACCGAAACATAAGCGAACCGATTATAGGCGGTGGAAGTCGTCCGCTGAGATCTCCTACGAAGAAGCCTTGAGAAGGGCGAGGAGAAATCGCAGGGAGCCCATGGGGGTCTACAACCAGGTCCCTCTTCCGTATGTGAGCCCATATGCATATGTGGCTAGTGACTCTGAATACTCTGCAGAGTGCGAGTCCCTCTTCCACTCCACAGTGGTGGACACCAGTGAAGACGAGCAGAGTAACTATACTACCAACTGCTTTGGGGACAGTGAGTCAAGCTTAAGCGAAGTGGAGTTTGTTGGGGAGAGCACCACCACCAGTGACTCTGAAGAAAGTGGGGGATTGATTTGGTCCCAGTTTGTTCAGACTCTCCCTCTCCAAGCAGTCACAGGTCCGGCTCTTCATGACAACCACACAAAGACTTTTGTAAAAATTAAGGCCTCTCAtaatctcaaaaagaaaattcttcgtTTTAGGTCTGGCTCTTTAAAACTGATGACCACAGTCTGAAGTGACTTTTAGGTATGGAATGGAATGTATATGACCTAGTTACAGAAGCAAGGtggttcttgttttttgttttattttgttttgttttttctccagcttttttcatgcttttttcaacacttaaaaaacaaccaccaccaacctAAGGTAAATGATGTCATCCTCATACCGTGTGTGGATGTGAGTGCCTTTAAGTGAAGAATAAAGAATATCTTACTAGGAAGGAATAAAAATCCTACAGTGTTCATGGTGGTAACATTGAATGTTTAGTACCAGAtgactttattttaaatgttctgaTTCATGAGTCTAAGAGTAGATGGTCTTCATCTGACTCTTTTAACTTGACTCATCATGTAGGAGTGCTTTTTATTCCAAGGATGGAACTTGATATTCATCTTCCCCTTGATTCCTTTGGGGGGGGtgatgggagagaggagaaatatcTGAACCTATGATGAGGaacctcctttctttcacccaaTTCAGATGatcagtcttagagagttagtTGCCTGGGAGACTGAAAGATttaatgatttacccaggatcataaaGGGCTGGATGGATCAGAGATCTGAATTTGAACCAGTGTCTTCCTGgcctccaagtccagttctctatgcCCCTTGATTCTTTAGGGCAAAGGTCTTTATGAGAAGTTTCCCGAGGGTTACACTCAAGTGTATGAAGGAGTAAAGAATAAGTTATTATTTCATATCATTTTTCCTGCCTATGTCATTTGTGACATTTATTTCTCAGgcaattttcctttctttattactCCTCCTTGTCTACCTGCTTTTCTTGACCCAGGTCCTCTAGACCAGAAGTAAGTGACCGAGAAGAGGTAGAAACTTTAAGATAGGGACGTACatgatgaaaaaggagaaaatacaggGCTGCAGGAAGAGTACCACTTGAAAACTGCAAGGACTAGAGCACTGTGCAGAAAacacttttctagggtcacagaCTAGGAGTTAGTATATGGATTCCTTCCATTTTAATCTCTATGTCCGACTATGGTGTCCTAGAATGACTTGACCTTGGGAGTCAGATTTTCTATTAGGATTCATAGTGGTATCATTACCATTGAAATAACCTAGCTTCTCCCTGGGGAGTGTGAATCCAAAGCCATAACTGGGTCCCATCTATGCTTCTAGAAAGTTGCCTCCTTCAAGGTGTCTAGTTACCTTGACAGTCTAAATCCTGAACATGTTAGTGCAATCCCTTACAGAGTGAGCCATAGCTCCCTCTGGGAAGGGTTTATTTACTATTTAGTAAACAGTATTGTGTAAAATTGCTTTTTATCAACATGTATGTCATGTGCAAAAGTAGTAATTGTTTTAAATATTCTTATTGATGTCAACTTTTCTGTATAATATAAGCAGTATGTTTTTATATCTCATTGTGTAAATTAATACAACACATATGCTGTAATAAAGTTTGTTTTAATTCTATTAAGTTTGTTACATCTTTATAAAACCAGATGTTTAGACCTACAAATCTTAACAGAAATTATCAGTGCTGCTTTTGAAACAGGTATCAAGCCTACTAATTGATCTGTAGTAATGTGGATGTTTTAGCTATGTTAAATGGAGTGGGTAGCAAGGGATagtgttgggggcggctaggtggcgcagtggatagagcaccggccttggattcaggagtacctgagttcaaatccggcctcagacacttactagctgtgtgaccctgggcaagtcatttaacccccattgccctgcaaaaaatttaaaaaaaaaagaaaaaaaagaaggtatcaGTGCTGATACCTTATACTTATGGGACAATTCCTCTGGAAATAGGATATTTTTCCAAAAGGAATTCAGTACCTTCTATTTCATATCATAACCTCTTATAGAAAAGGCAAGCCTCCTACATTTGaaataaatgttataaaatatgGTAGAAAACAATTGTTTCAAAAGcgaaattttcaaatttttatattttaaaacaatgtagCAAACTACAAACCTTTTACACATTTCTCTTTTAACTTTGGACTTCTCAATATTTTgcatctttacaaatattatgcaTTTCTCTACCTTAAGAAGATCTGTTTGAAGCAGCAGAAATAATTTCCCCTTAGTTTTTGTAGCATTGTAGTATAGTGGATACAGAGAggctttggaatcaagaagacctgggttctgttCCAGCTTCTGAAGCATATTGTCAGTGATCCTGGTGAGtcttttaatttttcagtgctctctctaggtttttacaTTTCAGAGAAGGTACCCATCAGCAATGAAAGTTAACTGACAGGGGacttccctatgccaatgaaatcacatgtccaatCTCTCTCCCATTAAAGCAGATAGATAACTTGAGATTTCAAAACTTCttgcggtttttttttttttagaatccaTGCTtaacacacactcacatgcacacatacatacacaaatatgtctTTCCATACCTTTTGCTTTGACTAGGATAtctcattaaaatgaaaaaatatcttcTGAGCAAAACAGAGATGAAGAATTTGAAGGAAATTCTCTTAATGTCCTTTACCAACTTTGTTTCTAGTGTATGCACCCTGAACAATATAGTGAAAGCCTGTTGTGTAAGGCAAAGGGAACACAAGTTATGtattgtttcctttataatttgttctcaaagagcatTATCCTTGGAAGAAATCACTTTCTGAAAGCCAGTTACTAAGGAATTGGCATTTTTAGGTATATGAATGCTAAGCCAAGAGAACCGTGAAGAAACAGGATTTTCCAAGAATCTTGGTCCCAGTTTCTTCCTTGGCAAGCTTGTAGGAGTTAGTACTGGACAAGATAAATTAGTGTTTACCCATTGTTTTTAGTCATATAAGAGCCATTGCAATCAGTACAAGTGAATTACTCAATTATTTACAGGGGAAAAAAGCACCAAATTATGGAATATTATGTATGGTTTGCCCCATTTCATATAGCTACCATTTTTACATGAGAGACAACTGTGGAGTAGTGTATATAGCAAGTTGGCCtcagaaccaagaagacctgatttcaaatcctgtctttgatacacagtgactgtgtgatcctgggcaagtcactttactcctcAGGGCTCTAGGCAATATTCTAATGCCAGAAGATGCAGAGAAATTGCTTATCTATTttgggtagagggaatttcctcaactTTCCTATGCCAGTGAAAGCAGTCTATCCCTATCCTGACCATTTTTACAGAAGTCTTGCAAGGTGTTGTAAAATTATGCTATATGGGCCACCAATTTATGTACTTTGGCTGAACTCAACTTATTCTTTGAGGAATTTTAAATCTACCCTTTTTAAAAGTCAGTAGAGTATCAGGATATTAGATGGAAttttctgtctccccccccccaaaaaaactttcaGTATTTATGTTAGTTTTATTGTCTTAGAATTGGTCTTTAACATAAGAAATTTTTCTCCTGATATCCATCTAGGAATAGAActcttaaaaattttattgatgccttttgttttttacatcaacAGTTATTTTTGAATATGTCCTCCAAGACTCACCAAGTGAGTCTTttcttataacaacaacaatgacaacaatagatggaaggaaagagaaaagcatttattaagcacctgctatatggtaggcactttacaaagtatttcattcaatcctcacgGCAATCTTGGAGatgggtgccattattatctccattatatagttgaggaaactgaggtgaacagagattgtgtgatttgcccagagtcacacagcaaacaagagcttgaggttggatttgaactcagaacctatttgactccaggcccagcactccaccTAATTGCCTCAGTTAAGTGAAACTGATTAAGGTTAAATGGAAATGGTTTGATAGTACATACAATACTCCACATATCCAAAGTCCCTCACATTTCTCcagtgaaaggaaaaaagtacatttcctcatctcttctcaagGACCAGGctttgtcattataattacatagagttcaatttaattttattgttcttttcatttgtgtTGTTGCAGACATTATGCATTTcgtttttttcttgcttctgcttatttaattctgcatcagttcatatcagtcagtcaataaatatttagtaggtgcctcctatgtgccaagcactatgctaagcattggggatgcaaggaaaggcaaaagacagtttctgctctcGAGCTCACTGTGTAATGGGGTCTTTCCATGTCTCTCTGAATTCTTCTGgttcatcattccttacagcaaaGTAATATTCTCTTACATTACATACCACAATTTGGTTAGGCATTCTGCAAATGATGGATGCTcactttgtttttagttctttgctaccacaaaaagtgtgagcagaacatttaaaaaagtcTGATCCAACTCTATCTTCCAAACCtcatgagataatgtgtgtaaattTTCTGAGAGTTTTTTTAATTGTACAATTCTTTCCAAATAAGAGCTTACCCATTCTTCCTCCTTCTGGAGGGATTCCTGAGCCCagttgcacttttttttttttaaagtgaggcaactggggttaagtgacttgcccagggtcacacagctagtaagtgttaagtgtctgaggctggatttgaactcaggtactcctgactccagggctggtgctctatccaccccccccccccaccgttgcactttaattaattaattaatttttttttagtgaggcaattggggttaagtgacttgcccagggtcacacagctagtaggtgttaagtgtctgaggctggatttgaactcaagtactcctgaatccagggctggtgctttatccactgcgccacctagccgcccccagttgCACTTTTTATGTCATTTCTCTTAACCACTGAATTCACCTTTTTGACTCCCTAAGTCTCATCTCCTTTTGAAGTGACTAGAATTTTCCCTTTCATTCACACATGAGACTGGGCCTTGATCCCAGACTTTTCTAAGACTAAGAGGCTCTGCGCTTTCAGATGTGCTTCCTACGCAGCCCTGTGTTCTTTCATTACTTTATTACTAAGTATACATCATGCTTTGATGGGCTAGATGGTAGTTTTGAAAGCACAAGCATAGAAACTCCTTTACCACTGtgtgtacagatgaagaaactcaaaaAGGGATAACAACAATAGAGAATCACAGAACCTGAATTGAAAGTGACCTCAAAGGCTGGCTAGTCCAACGAATATTTGAATGAGAAAGCCTTCTAGGATGTAGGGGTAGGGGATAGGGAAGTAGCACCTGATTATGGAGTGGTGCATTATGATGCACCTATGGTTTTCAGAACCCTGTGGTGAGGAGGGAGACTTAAAATTTGCATGAAATATGGATTGATTCCTATTATTGCGGAGCCTAAGTAGTCTAGTGTGGTGATGAGATACAGAAACATGGATGACAACGATACATAAAATTACACGACAAAATGCATTAGATATGCAAAAAAGTATTGTGTGATGTTTGACAGAAAATGTTATTACTGAACTGGAATTAGAGGAAGGTTTCATGGAAATGGTGGCCTTTAAATTTTGCCTTAAAAGATGggtagaagggggcagctaggtggcacagtggataaagcactggccctggattcaggaggacctgagttcaaatccggtctcagacacttgacgcttactagctgcgtgaccttgggcaagtcacttaacccaaattgcctcccccccccaaagatggGTAGGGATtcaacaggtgtgtgtgtgtgtgtgtgtgtgtgtgtttgtgtgtatgtgtgtgtagaggaCATTCAAGCATTCAagtaataaaaaggaatataaggAAAGGTACAAGGAAGGGTAGGTTCTGGGTATTttcagaggaggggagagggcagagaGTTGTATGGTTTAGGAGGGATATAATGCAATATAATGTTGGAAAGGTAAAGCAGGATTTGATTGGAGAAGGCCTTGgatagaagg is drawn from Dromiciops gliroides isolate mDroGli1 chromosome 2, mDroGli1.pri, whole genome shotgun sequence and contains these coding sequences:
- the DACT1 gene encoding dapper homolog 1 isoform X1, which translates into the protein MKPSSAVTAKDPEPQTPRGEQRAVEPEGRWRDKGEADTERQRTRERLEATLAGLAELEFLRQRQELLVRSVLRSPGVVAGAGAGAGAGAGGVAPTRAVGELQAPGEASQRSRLEEKYLEENILLLRQQLNCLRRRDAGLLNQLQELDKQISDLRLDVEKTSEEHLETDSRPSSGFYELSDGASGSLSNSSNSVFCECLSSCHSSTCFCSPLETSLNISDGHPKSTDEETEGQRNEVICQRSHNLIGWLDHKEGQCEDACRSLSMQHSNSLDVIADVNPKYQCDLVSKNGNDIYRYPSPLHAVAVQSPMFLLSMTNSSVKDEGQLGSSANDVCIGSELDSVKADNSSLPQSNSMSVSHPSSNKKIDGYILSLVQKKTHPVRTNKLRTSVNADPTKGILRHGSMCVRATGGVTHSNSVNLKNSKQACLHSGGTTTLENGTFSPLKQWLKDSKGEQLESRRMPVSVGCPPNAAPDHQSKHLPKNVKPGSQEFAWCPVSGAGDSPKENGQLFTASPKESPGRVPALQQENKVVQPLKKMSQKTSSQAALPAIPPAVPPPPPLPSSLPIEERPSLDFKSEGSSSQSLEDGLLVNAQFIPGQQQSSKLHRANKNVRILKSSTLKHRAHGPNAVESGLQTVREKSRVVSKKCHFPDDLDTNKKFKKVSSRGKKGGSSQAEAGLSSRPTGGLHRPVTKFHGHGHGREAVVAKPKHKRTDYRRWKSSAEISYEEALRRARRNRREPMGVYNQVPLPYVSPYAYVASDSEYSAECESLFHSTVVDTSEDEQSNYTTNCFGDSESSLSEVEFVGESTTTSDSEESGGLIWSQFVQTLPLQAVTGPALHDNHTKTFVKIKASHNLKKKILRFRSGSLKLMTTV
- the DACT1 gene encoding dapper homolog 1 isoform X2; the protein is MKPSSAVTAKDPEPQTPRGEQRAVEPEGRWRDKGEADTERQRTRERLEATLAGLAELEFLRQRQELLVRSVLRSPGVVAGAGAGAGAGAGGVAPTRAVGELQAPGEASQRSRLEEKYLEENILLLRQQLNCLRRRDAGLLNQLQELDKQISDLRLDVEKTSEEHLETDSRPSSGFYELSDGASGSLSNSSNSVFCECLSSCHSSTCFCSPLETSLNISDGHPKSTDLIGWLDHKEGQCEDACRSLSMQHSNSLDVIADVNPKYQCDLVSKNGNDIYRYPSPLHAVAVQSPMFLLSMTNSSVKDEGQLGSSANDVCIGSELDSVKADNSSLPQSNSMSVSHPSSNKKIDGYILSLVQKKTHPVRTNKLRTSVNADPTKGILRHGSMCVRATGGVTHSNSVNLKNSKQACLHSGGTTTLENGTFSPLKQWLKDSKGEQLESRRMPVSVGCPPNAAPDHQSKHLPKNVKPGSQEFAWCPVSGAGDSPKENGQLFTASPKESPGRVPALQQENKVVQPLKKMSQKTSSQAALPAIPPAVPPPPPLPSSLPIEERPSLDFKSEGSSSQSLEDGLLVNAQFIPGQQQSSKLHRANKNVRILKSSTLKHRAHGPNAVESGLQTVREKSRVVSKKCHFPDDLDTNKKFKKVSSRGKKGGSSQAEAGLSSRPTGGLHRPVTKFHGHGHGREAVVAKPKHKRTDYRRWKSSAEISYEEALRRARRNRREPMGVYNQVPLPYVSPYAYVASDSEYSAECESLFHSTVVDTSEDEQSNYTTNCFGDSESSLSEVEFVGESTTTSDSEESGGLIWSQFVQTLPLQAVTGPALHDNHTKTFVKIKASHNLKKKILRFRSGSLKLMTTV